The following nucleotide sequence is from Clupea harengus chromosome 17, Ch_v2.0.2, whole genome shotgun sequence.
TTTCTACTCCGTGGCGTTTGGGAGGAGACAGGACACTCTGATGGGCCACGATGATGCCATCAGTCAGATGTGTTGGAAGGATGAGCAGCTGTACACGGCGTCCTGGGACTCCACTGTGAAGGTCAGGGTTAACACAGCTGTACACGGCGTCCTGGGACTCCACTGTGAAGGTCAGGGTTAACACAGCTGTACACGGCGTCCTGGGACTCCACTGTGAAGGTCAGGGTTAACACAGCTGTACACGGCGTCCTGGGACTCCACTGTGAAGGTCAGGGTTAACACAGAGAGTCAGTAGTCAGTCATGGGACTCCACTGTGAAGGTTAGGGTTAACACAGAGAGTCAGTAGTCAGTCATGGGACTCCACTGTGAAGGTCAGGGTTAACACAGAGAGTCAGTAGTCAGTCATGGGACTCCACTGTGAAGGTTAGGGTTAACACAGAGAGTCAGTAGTCAGTCATGGGACTCCACTGTGAAGGTCAGGGTTAACACAGCTGTACACGGCGTCCTGGGACTCCACTGTGAAGGTTAGGGTTAACACAGCTGTACACGGCGTCCTGGGACTCCACTGTGAAGGTCAGGGTTAACACAGCTGTACACGGCGTCCTGGGACTCCACTGTGAAGGTCAGGGTTAACACAGCTGTACACGGCGTCCTGGGACTCCACTGTGAAGGTCAGGGTTAACACAGCTGTACACGGCGTCCTGGGACTCCACTGTGAAGGTCAGGGTTAACACAGCTGTACACGGCGTCCTGGGACTCCACTGTGAAGGTCAGGGTTAACACTGAGTCAGTAGTCAGTCATGGGACTCCACTGTGAAGGTCAGGGTTAACACAGAGAGTCAGCAGTAGTCCGTCAGGACATTCACTTTGATGGGGTCTGAGTTAACACTGAGTCAGTAGTCAGTCAGGACATTCACTTTGATGGGTGGAAATGAAAATCAGCCATGAACTACTACTGCAGTTGGTAAAATAAGATATTATTTcagggtttgtttgtgtgtgtgtgtgtgcgtgctagaGCCgtggtgtgtatttatgtgtgtgtgtgtgtgtgtgtgtgtgtgtgtgtgtgtgtgtgtgctagagccgtggtgtgtatttatatgcgtgtgtgtgtgtgtgtgtgtgtgcgctagagccatggtgtgtatttatatgtgtgtgtgtgtgtgcctcacaggtgtggcgatgtgtgtgtgtgcgctagagccgtggtgtgtatttatatgtgtgtgtgtgtgtgtgtgcgctagagccgtggtgtgtatttatatgtgtgtgtgtgtacctcacagGTGTGGCGATGTGTGGCTGCTGACATCAACAGAAACAAAAGGAGTCAGTTTGAGCTGGTGGCAGAGTTTGAGCATGATGCTGGGGTACGtcaccaccagggggcgctcTTTACAATCTGGTttgggaggagaaagaagagagtgtgtgtgtgtgtgtgtgtgcgtgtgcgtgtgcgtgtgcgtgtgcgtgtgcgtgtgcgtgtgcgtgtgcgagagagggagagtgtgtgtgcgtgtgcgcgtgtgtctgtgtctgtgtctgtgtgtgtggtgtgtgtgtgtgtgtgtgtgtgcaataataATTATGCAATAGCTGTAATGAACCTCTGCAATAAATGTGTTATTCCAGGTGAACACCATCGCTGTCAGCCCAGCAGGCACACTCCTAGCCTCCGGCACGAAAGACGGAACCCTCAGCGTCTGGGACGTCGGGAGCTCTTCCATCCTGCATCAGCTGAACTGCCACTCCGGCAAAATCCACCAGATGTCATTCAGCCCTGGTAAGggtgtcggtgtcggtgtcggcgtctgcgtctgcgtctgcgtctgcgtctgtgtctgtgtctgtgtgtgtgtgtgtctgtgtatgtgtctgttcttccctctctgtgtctgtgtctgtgtctgtgtctgtgtgtctgtgtgtctgtgtctgttctgtgtctgtctgtgtctgtgtctgtgtctgtgtctgttcttccctctctgtgtctgtgtctgtgtctgtgtctgtgtctgtgtctgtgtctgtgtccgttcttccctctctgtgtctgtgtctgcgtctgcgtctgcgtctgcgcctgtgtctgtgtctgtgtctgtgtgtgtctgtgtctgtgtctgtgtctgtgtctgttctgtgtctgtgtctgtgtgtgtgtgtgtgtctgtgtctgtgtccgttcttccctctctgtgtctgtgtctgtgtctgtgtatgtgtctgttcttccctctctgtgtctgtgtctgtgtctgcatctgtgtctgcgtctgtgtctgcgtctgtgtctgtgcctgtgtctgtgtccgttcttccctctctgtgtctgtgtctgtgtctgtgtatgtgtccgttcttccctctctgtgtctgtgtctgtgcagttAAATACCCCAAAATAATGTGATGTCAAGAATGCTAGAAATATAGAGAATTGAAGGCAGATACGAGTAGATTCatgggcctgtttgtgtgttgacatgCAGGTATATGAGTCCCTTACATTTAGTTTGCAGCTGAATGTCCTGCAAGCCACTTACATTTTGActggggtttgtttgtgtggcagaCAGTAGACACATCCTGAGTGTCGGAGAGGACTCCAGCCTGAAGGTCACGGACGTGCAGACGGGCATGCTCATCTCCACCATCCcagcagaggaggagcagaggtaAACACCACCACACTTCCTCTGAGATCACTACTAACCCTTTAAACACCACCACACTTCTTCTGAGATCACTACTAACCCTTTAAACACCACCACACTTCTGCTGAGATCACCACCACTAACCTTTAAACACCACCACACTTCTTCTGAGATCACCACTAACCCTTTAAACACCACCACACTTCTTCTGAGATCACCACTGACCCTTTAAACACCACCACACTTCTTCTGAGATCACCACTAACCCTTTAAACACCACCACACTTCTTCTGAGATCACTACTAACCCTTTAAACACCACCACACTTCTTCTGAGATCACCACTAACCCTTTAAACACCACCACACTTCTTCTGAGATCACTACTAACCTTTAAACACCACCACACTTCTTCTGAGATCACCACTACTAACCCTTTAAACACCACCACACTACTTCTGAGATCACTACTAACCCTTTAAACACCACCACACTTCTTCTGAGATCACCACTAACCCTTTAAACACCACCACACTTCTTCTGAGATCACCACTAACCCTTTATACCTGTGAGTTTATCACTTCATCCTGTCACATGACACTTCCTTGGCTACAGGTGCTTCTGTTGGGATGGCAACACAGTGCTGTCGGGTGGACAGTCAGGTGATCTCAGAGTGTGGGATTTGCTCACTAGCAAAGTGACTCAAAAACTGCCGGCTCACACAGGTAGGTACTGCCTTTCTAATAgctgctttctctctgttatGGGTgtatgtgaaacacacacacacacacacacacacgcacaccagttGTCTTACACATTTGCAGGtgtactgtgctgtgtctgtcacacacacacacacacacacacacaccttcctaatctgtccctgtgtgtctaGGTGCCGTCACTGTCATGTGGATGAGCGAGCAGTGCAGCACTGTCATCACAGGTGGAGAGGACAAACAGATCATGCTGTGGAGACCAcagtattaacacacacacacatccacacacacacacacacacacacacacacacacacacacacacacacacacacacacacagacacacacatccacacacacacacagacacacacacacccacacacacacacacacagacacacacacacacacacacacacacaatcgttcTGGGATCTCTGGTGCAATAGAAGGGTATCTGGTATGTACCCATTGCTGATCTGCACTATGTTCTTCATAGCCATGTTCATGTAGGCGTGTGAGTGATGTCGCTGTGCTTACTGCTCTTCAGATGTAACTATGTCTAGATGTACTCCTCGGGTACCGCATCAGGAGACGTGCCTTAATATCTTGATCTCGTATTTGGTTGAAATGTCACGAAGACCAAGCCTCTTTCTgtcaagaaacacacacccttccacagcatttaaaaacaaatatatatatatatatatatatatatatatacacacacacacacacacacacacacacacacacacacacacacacacacacacacacacacacacacacacacacacacacaggaaatgcaCATGTACAGGCACGCACACCAAAACTATCACAGGAAGTGTGAAGCTCTCATTGGTGGAATAATCCGCATACAGGTCTATTGTAAACTGAGGTTAGGTACATAGATACACGTGCAATGCTGAGCTTGACCACCTGTAAAATAACTTCATTACCAGGCTTCCATCCGGGCCAGTGCATGAGATCGACTACCATAAATACTAAATCAATATAATTAACATCGAATGAATATTAATAATCGAATTGCAAAAGGCTTTTAAGTGCTCATATATACCACTGATGTAAATTAGTCAAATGAAATACATAGATAGCCCTTTGTCTGGATATTTGTCAGACTTTTCCCTGCATATCTACAAAtgggcgtacacacacacacacacattcacagccaATACAGTTGTATTGAAACCAATGAAGGCAGTACACATCTATGAACAGATGAGGAAAGAGAGCCTTTGTATAATGGTTCTTAACCCGGACAATTCAGCAATCATggacgtttgtgtgtatgtttgcaaccccatcaaaaacattttttatcaaTTATATAATACAAAGCGTATCATGTCTTGCTTTTGTATATAGTCAAATAATGGAATGTCAATacaggtgatttttttttttttatcatggcACATTATTTTAGTGCAGTTACATTCTTTGTTCATTCTTTGTTTTGTACGTGAAACAGATGTTatctgtcattttgttttaatgagaaaaaaatatgtcttttaaTGGTTTTCTTGAAGTCTTTTAAGAaaaggcatttatttattttattaagctTAAGCCTGGCCCATGCTGTCAGGGGTGGCatagcagggcagggcagagggcTGCTTTCAGGACCAATATCCACCCCCTCTCAGTTGCGCTTACTGTCTGATATGTCTCTGGATCCAATAAAGTATTTTAATCCCTGATACTGTCTGTGTCATTAGCTGCTCTCAGTCTGTCACAATGCCTGAATGGGCATTTATTGCAATTATGAACTAATGTATGTTTCAGAGTAATGGAGGCTACTTTCAGATTCCAAGGTGTCATGATCAGTTCTGATGTTCCCTTTAGAGCCCAGCAGTGACTGGTCATGTTCATATGTTCCCTTTAGAGCCCAGCAGTGACTGTTCAGGTTCACATGTTCCCTTTAGAGCCCAGCAGTGACTGGTCATGTTCACATGTTCCCTTTAGAGCCCAGCAGTGACTGTTCAGGTTCACATGTTCCCTTTCGAGCCCAGCAGTGACTGTTCAGGTTCACATGTTCCCTTTCGAGCCCAGCAGTGACTGGTCATGTTCATATGTTCCCTTTAGAGCCCAGCAGTGACTGTTCAGGTTCATATTTTCCCTTTAGAGGGTAGCTTTCTCCCGTGACGGTTCAGGTTCACATGTTCCCTTTGGAGGCTAGCTTTCTGCCGTGACGGTTCATGTTCATATTTGTAATAGCTGTAATTGTTTTGAATGGAACTCTGCCTTGAAGCAACCCATGTGCACAGTATCCGCAACAGTGTGACGAACGGCAATAACACAAAACACCCAAGGATTATGAAATGATGTCGCAAAACACCATTCCAATTTCTTACTTGCAGCCAATAAAAATAGGCTTTGTTACACTTCCTTATCTGAATGTAATCTTGTTGTACTAGGGCTCAATCCTTCTACAAAAATATGCTGCTGTGGATAAGATGACCTTTCAGGGATGAATTGTTTCACAAGTGAGCCTTCCTTGTGCTACCGAGGAGAAACTCCACAGCTGTAGTTAGTGAGCTAATAGTCTTCCTCGTGTGCTGTAACCTGGGAAATCTGACTCTTGATGTCttcaaatgaaaacatactTGACTTCTGTTTTGTTGGTGAAACAGTGGAATAAGCTGATTATCTGTCTAAGCACTTCCTTCGACCACATTTGTGTATAGATATGGACCATCATGCCCAAAATGCAGGAGGATATAAAAGAATCCTTTTTATATGACTGTATATTCAATGAATTGTCTGAACAGTATTATTCATGATTCATCTTAATGTATGAATTCAAACAAATATGAAATACTTTTCTGCTCTCATCTGAGAAATAAAAGTGGTGCATGCTACCGCCCCACATCCTAAAGCCCAAGTGTTTTGCTGTCCTTGAAACATGAAGATGAAGCCTTGTCTTCTTTTGACTGACCACTGAAGGACTTTTAATAGCAAATGGCAAATAAAGATAAGTCAGGATGAAGTTGTATTCGATAGTGAATAATGTAGCTAACCTGAGGTGTTACCTTCATTCTGTAAAATATCTAATATAATTATCACCTGCAAATGTTTACCTGAACAAAAGTGACTACTCCGTGCCTTAGTTCTATTTGTTTGTAGTGGTGTATTTGTAGGGACCTCCGCAGTGCAACAAATGTgcctacagtgccctccacaattattggcacccctagtgaatatgagcaaaacaggctatgaaaaaatatgtctttgctgtttatcctcttggtctttcactcaaaatattcacaaaaatcttaccttctcattgaagtaaaattatagaaagaaaaaaaaactgttgacattaaataaatatgttcCCCCAAAacctgtgtgccacaattattggcacccctagaaaaatcttataattaaaatgtaactgaagtatatttccagtcatgttttacatttttaagttcacctgtttgataaggaactcttaagaggtcaaccatgacttcctgttccactggcgtacaaatatgaggtgacgcaggccaaattccattagtcattcatcactatgggaaagacccaagaacacagtgacaatgtgtgacgaaaagttgttgagctgcacaaatcaagaaatggacacaagaaaatctctaaacagttgaaaatacccatgtccactatcatggcaataattaagaagttttaagcgacaggagatgttaagaatcagcctgaaagaggacctatctgtaaattgaccccacgcaccgtgaggaggatggttcgactggcaaaagaatctccaaggatcacagctggagaattgcagaggttagttgagtcttggggtcagaaagtctccaaaactaccatcagacgccacctacatcaccacaagttgttttggagggttgccagaaaaaagcctctgctgtcaatcaacaacaaactaaagcgcctacagtttgccaaatgtaagtcagactttcaatgggaccgagttatatggtcagatgagaccaaaataaagctttttggcaacaagcatcaaaggtgggtttggcgtagacagaaagatagccatacagaaaagcacctcatacccaatgtgaagtatagtggcggatctttgatgttgtggggctgtttttcttccaatggccctggacatcttgttaggatacatggtatcatggactccatcaaataccagcagatattaaatgaaaacctaacagccccctccagtaagcttgaaattggccgtggttggaccttccagcaggacaatgatccgaagcacacctcaaaatcaacacaaaaatggttcaccgaccgcagaataaaggttttgccatggccatcacagtcccccgacctaaaccccatagaaaatctgtgagatgagctgaagccgagtctacaaacgttgacctcagaatctaaaggatctggagagatagtgcatgtaggaatggtctcagatcccgtgccatgtgttcaccaacctcatcacgcattataggagaagactcagagctgttatcttggcaaagggaggctgcacaaaacattaaattaaggggtgccaataattgtgacacatgttttggggaaaaatcatttatttaatgtcaacagttttttttttctttcaataattttacttcaatgaaaaggtaagatttttgtgaatattctgagtgaaagaccaagaggataaacagcaaagacatattttttcatagcctgttttgctcatattcactaggggtgccaataattgtggaggacaCTGTATATCACTGGGAAATGCTTGGAGTGCCAATGTTAGTAGTGTTAGTGGAACAGAACTTTCAACACATTCCTCATTGGCAAGTGTAAGATTTCTAAGCTACCAACCATTACCTTGTTACCATGAGGATGAGTGAGGCCTTTTTCTGTGCTTATCAGCTGTTCCAAACACTTGTCATGTCAGTTTTGGTTTTGTATATAGTCATTCTCATTCTTTGTTTCTTGAAGGAAAGGCATTTGCTCCAAACACTGTCATATGAATTTATATTGGCTAGAACATTTAATATACAAACATCTATATGGATAATGAATTTACATAgataattcaaagtgctttacaaagaCATCATAGTATACTAAAAATATAAGATAGATATATTAGAGATATATATTTATTAGAGATAAATGAAAAGAACATAGGAATGTGATGGTCAGAAGAAAGAATGTCAGGGCTCCGGTAAGGGTGACCCTGGATGATCAGTGGGTGTCTGGGGACCTGAGGGCTCCAGTAAGGGTGACCCTGGATGATCAGTGGGCGCCTGGGGACCTGAGGGTGACCCTGGATGATCAGTGGGCGCCTGGGGACCTGAGGGCTCCAGTAAGGGTGACCCTGGATGATCAGTGGGCGTCTGGGGACCTGAGGGCTCCGTTAAGGGTGACCCTGGATGATCAGTGGGCGCCTGGGGACCTGAGTCAGCCCCGCTCCCAGGCCTCTCAGACCTCTCagacctctccctctcacagagATCACACAGGACCAGACAGGAGGGCTCGCCATCTTTCAtgggggggaggatggagaACACTGGCCGCATCGCCCGGCCAAACCGGGCCGCAAAGGAATGCAAGAGACCACCAGTGAGAACATTGTAGAACTGCAGGCGGCCCTTGTCACAGTCCAGGAAGATGCCAAGGAGTGAGAgattctcctgctctctcaccGTATGGAAGTCATCGTTATGTATCGCTGCCAGCGAGCCAGCATCCGACTCCAGCATCCAGGACCGTTTGTCGTGTCCCAGCTCAGATGTCGTGTCCCAGCTGGCTTCCTCCAAACCCACCAAACCCTCCAAACCCACCAAACCCTCCAAATCCACCAAACCCACCGCCCAGCTCAGGCACCCTTTCACATCCACCTCCCAGTAGTGCCGGCCCACGGTGAAAGATTGCTGTGCCAGGACATTCAGTGGGGTATCCTGAGGTTTGTTTGGCAGACGTTGTTTACTCAGCGATGCCTTGGCAGGGAGGGTCACCTGCCTATCATCATCTGATACTCTCAACAGTTTATGTTTCGTGACTGGGTCAAATGTGATGATGTCAGCAACTGTTCAAACAGAGATAAAGGCACATCGGTTTTAATCTTAGCATTCGATATTGTCTTAATACAGTATTAATTCTAGCATTCGTTATGGTCTTTGATAGAATATTAATCTTAGCATTCGTTATGGTCTTGATGAAACAGTATTAATCTTAGCATTCGTTATGGTCTTGATACAGTATGAATTCTAGCATTCGTTATGGTCTTGATGATAGAATATTAAT
It contains:
- the LOC105894729 gene encoding probable E3 ubiquitin-protein ligase TRIML2 → MESSVDSSPAVANSAITFCISHHRQLIVFCEECGLALCDSCVSSGTHHNHTFSTLPDECKKQMDTFTKSKDKLDALFKELKGLVEANEMQAFKLLDSHQKRMTEKLTNVKQEMEDIELWTQTEQDPESFSSVLDESKDLENRIETIAKFFVNWEEIGEENREPKIRLSDVRLQSLENSVSAILEQSKACLSCPWEFADIITFDPVTKHKLLRVSDDDRQVTLPAKASLSKQRLPNKPQDTPLNVLAQQSFTVGRHYWEVDVKGCLSWAVGLVDLEGLVGLEGLVGLEEASWDTTSELGHDKRSWMLESDAGSLAAIHNDDFHTVREQENLSLLGIFLDCDKGRLQFYNVLTGGLLHSFAARFGRAMRPVFSILPPMKDGEPSCLVLCDLCERERSERSERPGSGADSGPQAPTDHPGSPLTEPSGPQTPTDHPGSPLLEPSGPQAPTDHPGSPSGPQAPTDHPGSPLLEPSGPQTPTDHPGSPLPEP